In Bradyrhizobium sp. 170, the DNA window ACTTCTGCTGGAACGCGGCCTCCTGAAAATGTTCTATGGCCGCGACGAAGTGGTGTTGCTGCTGGTGACCTATGCCGTGTTTCTGATCCTTGAAGACGTCACCAAGCTGATCTGGGGCGTCAATCCGATCTATGCGACGCAGCCATATGAACTCTTCGGCAATCTCGAATTCGCCGGGCTCTATTACGTCGGCTATGATTTGGTGCTGATCCCGATTTCGGCCTTGATCGGCTTTGCGATCTGGTTCGGCCTCAATCGAACCGTGATCGGCAAGATCGTTCTGGCGGTGATCCACAACGAGGAAATGAGCGTGAGCATGGGTGTGCGCGTCAATCAGGTCTATGCGATCGCCTTTGCGTTCGGCGTCTTGCTCGCCGCCCTCGCCGGCGCCCTGACCGCGCCGAAAATATCGATGCAGCCAGGCCTCAGTTCGGACGTCATCATCCTGAGCTTCGCTATCGTCGTGATCGGAGGGCTGGGCAGCGTCGAGGGCGCGGCAGTCGGCGCGATTCTGGTCGGGCTGGCGCGCGCTGCTTCGGTGCATCTCATGCCGCAAGCCGAACTGTTCATGATCTATTTGATCATGGCGGCAGTGCTGATGTTTCGCCCTGAGGGCCTGTTCAAGCGCGAAACGGCAAGGCGGATTTGATGAGGAAAGGCCTGCATCCCCTGGTCATGATAGGTCTTGTCGCTGCGGTGACGCTGGCCGGCCGCGCGCTGCCGACCTGGACCTTGTCGCTGGCGACGATTGCCGCCTCCAATGCGCTGATCGCGCTTGGCATCGTCGTGCTGGGCCGCACCGGCAACGTGTCGTTTGGTCAGGGCCTGTTCTTTGCCGCCGGCGGCTATGGCGTGGCGCTGATCGCCAACGCGTGGGGTCTCACCGACGCGGTCGCGCAGGTGATCGTCGGCGCGGCTTGCGGCGGCCTGCTCGGTCTGGTCATCGGGCCGTTGATCGCGCGCTACAGCGGGATTTTCTTCGGCATGCTGACATTGGCGCTATCGATGGTGTTTTACGGCGCGCTGGTGAAATCGACCGCGCTTGGCGGCTCCGACGGGTTCAATGTCGGACGGCCAAGCCTGTTTGGCATGAGCTTCACCGATCCGCGCGAGGCCGACTTCATGCTGTATGCCGTCTCGGTCATAGTGACGGGTCTTGCCGGCATCGGCGCTACCTTCCTGTTCCGGTCCGAATTCGGCCTTGCCAGCCTTGCGGTGCGCGAAAACAACCTGCGCGTCGAATATCTCGGCCTCTCGGCCAATCAGATCATATCGATCAACTTCCTGATCGCCGCGATCTTCGCAGGCGCCAGCGGCGCCTTTGCCCTGATGGCGCAGCGGCATATCGATCCGCAATTCGCATACTGGACCACATCGGGCGAATTCGTCTTCGTGGCGGTGCTTGCCGGTAACCAGAGCGTGGCCGCCGTCTTCGTCGCCTCGATGGCGCTGGAACTGGTCCGTTCGTTCTCGAACCTCTATTTGCCCAATACCTGGCAGCTCGTGCTCGGCGTCTTCCTCTTGGGCGTCATTCTGTTTCTGCCGCGTGGCATCGGTTCGCTCTGGATCAGGGACCGGCGCAAACGGCGCAACTCGGCGGCGGCTTCCCTCACCGCCGAACGAGGAGCCACACCGTGAACCCGGTTCTTTCGGTACACAGGCTCGAGAAGCGCTTTGGCGCAGTGGTTGCGGCCGATGCGCTTACCCTCGATGTTCCGGCCGGTCAGAAGATCAGCCTGATCGGCGCCAACGGCGCCGGTAAAACCACCTTCGTCAACATGGTCACCGGCTATCTCAAACCCGACAGCGGGACGATCCTGCTCGACGGAATTGACATCGGCAGACGCTCGCCACGAAGCGTAGCCCGGCTTGGCATCTCCCGTTCCTTCCAGATTCCACAACTGTTTGTCGAGCTGACCGCCGCCGAGAATCTCACTGTGGCGATTTCCGGCATCGGCGCAGGGATGTCACTCCGGGCGCCGGCCGAGGCTCAAGGCCGCCGCGACAAGGCCGTCGAGTTGCTGGAACGTTTTGGCCTTGCCGATCTGGCCGATCGTCCGATCTCGGAGCTTGCGGGCGGCGTGCGCAAGCTGATCGACATCGCCATGGCTTTGGTGCGGCGTCCAAGACTACTGCTGCTGGATGAGCCGACCTCCGGAGTATCGGCGGAAGAAAAATTCACGACCATGGATCGCGTTATCCACGCCGTCGCGCCCGACGCAGCGACCATCGTATTCGTCGAGCACGACATGGAAATCGTCAGCCGCTATGCTGATCGCGTCGTGGCGTTCTATCAGGGCCGGATTCTGGCCGACGGGGTGCCCGCCGAGGTCCTGAATAATCAGGAAGTCCGCCGCTACGTCACCGGAGGCGTGCGATGAACGACGCGGCGCCATTGCTCGCAATCGACAATCTTGTCGTTGAGATCCAGTCGATGCCTGCATTGCGCGGCTTTACGATGCACGTCGCGAAAGGCGCCATGGTCAGCCTGGTGGGCCGCAACGGCGCGGGCAAGACCACGCTGATGCGTTCGATCATGGGGCACCTCACGCCGGCCAGGGGGATGGTGCGGTTCGAAGGCAGCGACCTGTCGTCCCGTCCGCGCCATGCGCGCGCGGCACTCGGGATCGGCTATATGCCGGAAGATCGCTGCCTGGTGCCGCAGTTGACGGTCGAGGAAAACATCATGTTGCCGTTGTGGGTCGCGAGGCATCTCGACCGCAAGGCCCGACTCGACTTCGTCTATGAGGTAATCGGTGAACTCACCGAGATGCGCCAGCGCAAGGCGCTGTTGCTGAGCGGCGGACAGCAAAAGCTGGTCGCGCTCGGCCGGGCGCTTGCCATTGGAACCAAATGCCTGCTGCTCGACGAGCCGTTCGAAGGCATCGCGCCAGCGCTGTCGGAACGGCTGTCGGAGGTGCTTGCGTCCCTCAAAGGCAAGGATCTGACCTTGCTGATGTCGCAATCGGACCTGAATCACTCGCGTGAGCTGATTGACGTGGAATTCACGATTGAACGTGGCGCCAATCCCGTACCCGCCAGCCAATGAGCCCTGAGCGTCCCGACTTCGCTGGCCGCCTTCGCGAGGCGAATCGACGGTCAGTCGCTGTCGTGCCCGGACCCCGCTTCCGCTATCTCGCGAAGCATCTCGGCATTCAGCACAACGATGGCGCCGTGCTCGAGACGCACCCAATCGCGACCTGCCCAGGCGCGCAACTGCTTATTGATGCTCTCCCGGGTCATGCCGACCATCTCGCTGATCTCCTGCTGCGTGATCGCGATGGTTCGGCCCTGCGGCGCAGACGTATGCTTTTCGGACAGGCGAAGCAGCGCGCTGGCCAGCCGTCCGGGCAGATTCTGCAGGATAATCTGCTCGACCTGATCGCTGGTCGATCGCAACCGCTCGCAGAGCAATTCGATGAACTTCATTGCCAACGCCGGTTGAGCCTTCACAAAGGGGATGAACTCGCGCCGGTCGATGACGAAGAGTTCGCAAGTGCTGTTTGCGATGGCGTCGGTCGAGCGGGCTTGTCCGTCGAGCAGCGCGATCTCGCCGAAAATTTCCCCAGGCCCGACGATGTTCAGGATCGCGTTGCGGCCATCCGGCGAGGAGATGCTCATCTTCACCGTACCCGAAATGACCGCGTACAGGCTGTGGCCGGGGTCCCCTTTGGAAAACAGCGTGGTCCCCCGCTTCAGCGTGGAGTGTTTGGCGTAACGGCAAAGCTGCTCGAAAGCTTCTGGCTCGAGGTCGGCAAAAATCGGGTGCTTGCGCAACACCGACAGTTTGCTGCTCGAGAATCCGTGAGCTTCACCCGTCCTTTGTTGAGGCACGCCAGTCAAACTCCTGGGAACACGGGATGGCAGCCCTTCCGTAATCAACGCAGGCCGGCTTTTCAACCGGAAAGCGCCCCGGCGCGTCGATTTGGGGGCGGAAAACAGGAACAATGCCTCCCATAGCGGCAGAACCATGGCCGGATCGCACAGCCGCCGCAGCGGAGGGCGATTTGCAGCAAAAAGCCAGCAAAACCCAATGGTCTTGCTGGCTATTCTAATCTACGCGATCAGGGCTATTTCAGCGAAGAATTCGGACAAAGCATGTGAAGTCCAATATGCATGTGGCCATTATGGGCAAAGATCCGAACTTTCAGGTCATGCGTGCCATCGACGTTCTCACCGACCTTCAGCACCAGCGGCATCGGGTTGGGTGACCTCAGATTGGTTGCAATAACTTCGGTAATCTTGTCGCGGACCGCCTTGGGAATTGCGCCGGAGTGCTTTTCCCACCTGTCGTGCCCATCGGTGGCTCCCGATTCGCTGGCCCAGTTTTCCTTCTTCGGCACCAGGAATTTCGTAAATTTCCCGAACGCATAAGGGCCGTTCTTCTTCTCGTACTCTTTGAATTTCTTCGCGGTTTTGCCGATATTCTGCGGGCTATATAATTCATTGATGTGTTCTTCAAATTTTCCGCTGTAAGTTAGTCCACCCATTTCTTGCTCCTTGAAAGCGGCGATAATTGCCGGGGCCATAACGTGGCCATATTATGTCAAATATCCGAGAACTTGGAGAGCGCCGCCTTAGCACGTTGTAGATGTACAGTCATTTTTGATTGGTCGAAGAGGGTAATAGCCTGGACCAATTCCTCCCTTGCCTCGTCTGTCCGGCCGGAGGCCGCCAGGAGCCGG includes these proteins:
- a CDS encoding branched-chain amino acid ABC transporter permease; amino-acid sequence: MNFFLTIVLDGLIQASWLFIVALGLTLVFGVLKILNIAHGSFYALGAYIAASTVTLVAARGLPPGVGFVAMLLSVALIASAVGLLLERGLLKMFYGRDEVVLLLVTYAVFLILEDVTKLIWGVNPIYATQPYELFGNLEFAGLYYVGYDLVLIPISALIGFAIWFGLNRTVIGKIVLAVIHNEEMSVSMGVRVNQVYAIAFAFGVLLAALAGALTAPKISMQPGLSSDVIILSFAIVVIGGLGSVEGAAVGAILVGLARAASVHLMPQAELFMIYLIMAAVLMFRPEGLFKRETARRI
- a CDS encoding branched-chain amino acid ABC transporter permease codes for the protein MRKGLHPLVMIGLVAAVTLAGRALPTWTLSLATIAASNALIALGIVVLGRTGNVSFGQGLFFAAGGYGVALIANAWGLTDAVAQVIVGAACGGLLGLVIGPLIARYSGIFFGMLTLALSMVFYGALVKSTALGGSDGFNVGRPSLFGMSFTDPREADFMLYAVSVIVTGLAGIGATFLFRSEFGLASLAVRENNLRVEYLGLSANQIISINFLIAAIFAGASGAFALMAQRHIDPQFAYWTTSGEFVFVAVLAGNQSVAAVFVASMALELVRSFSNLYLPNTWQLVLGVFLLGVILFLPRGIGSLWIRDRRKRRNSAAASLTAERGATP
- a CDS encoding ATP-binding cassette domain-containing protein; translated protein: MNPVLSVHRLEKRFGAVVAADALTLDVPAGQKISLIGANGAGKTTFVNMVTGYLKPDSGTILLDGIDIGRRSPRSVARLGISRSFQIPQLFVELTAAENLTVAISGIGAGMSLRAPAEAQGRRDKAVELLERFGLADLADRPISELAGGVRKLIDIAMALVRRPRLLLLDEPTSGVSAEEKFTTMDRVIHAVAPDAATIVFVEHDMEIVSRYADRVVAFYQGRILADGVPAEVLNNQEVRRYVTGGVR
- a CDS encoding ATP-binding cassette domain-containing protein, encoding MNDAAPLLAIDNLVVEIQSMPALRGFTMHVAKGAMVSLVGRNGAGKTTLMRSIMGHLTPARGMVRFEGSDLSSRPRHARAALGIGYMPEDRCLVPQLTVEENIMLPLWVARHLDRKARLDFVYEVIGELTEMRQRKALLLSGGQQKLVALGRALAIGTKCLLLDEPFEGIAPALSERLSEVLASLKGKDLTLLMSQSDLNHSRELIDVEFTIERGANPVPASQ
- a CDS encoding Crp/Fnr family transcriptional regulator, yielding MPQQRTGEAHGFSSSKLSVLRKHPIFADLEPEAFEQLCRYAKHSTLKRGTTLFSKGDPGHSLYAVISGTVKMSISSPDGRNAILNIVGPGEIFGEIALLDGQARSTDAIANSTCELFVIDRREFIPFVKAQPALAMKFIELLCERLRSTSDQVEQIILQNLPGRLASALLRLSEKHTSAPQGRTIAITQQEISEMVGMTRESINKQLRAWAGRDWVRLEHGAIVVLNAEMLREIAEAGSGHDSD
- a CDS encoding phage terminase large subunit family protein, yielding MGGLTYSGKFEEHINELYSPQNIGKTAKKFKEYEKKNGPYAFGKFTKFLVPKKENWASESGATDGHDRWEKHSGAIPKAVRDKITEVIATNLRSPNPMPLVLKVGENVDGTHDLKVRIFAHNGHMHIGLHMLCPNSSLK